From the genome of Sphingobacterium kitahiroshimense, one region includes:
- a CDS encoding recombinase yields MREKVNASQEIKQLFERFEAQLSDPAYIDLDFLAELIDLFRPKRRSLYYQVDIAPLLIYLEASPDIKFSFSSYVRRVIDHKDFDQLISDTGIISYADFRYEIKKRITEKYLPSQPPKSTLQYVLNQLFYHSQDADWVAVIPNDQLQRLYQICDFNSLYESNVNFEIKEILYGLEVLVQRITGRAMETDVNKMVPEFQNFDSPFIAIMREFSELNDRFLAGNLHFMTSDDLAYKQILVLHKQCENYIDTAFANSHRFGISIKVNQSLLRIRQQLERIKAIISFLVIDKEQEKVDKSIAFAQTLIGYNCRKSNVRKLVGQSTQLLAYEITHHTAQTGEHYITSSKKEYWNMFRSACGGGIIVGIMCILKLFLGKVETSEFGHALLYSINYAIGFTAIYLFGATLATKQPAMTASALVAAIENGASGQDEKRHRYWNFAVFFARLFRSQFIAFVGNVIMAFPVSLVLIWGIQELFHYNAAAGKWMTLVNDLNPTETPMILHACIAGVFLFLSGIIAGSISNRDKHNSVYYRIEEQPVLKKIFGKEKTAKVARFYEKKWAGIVSNIWFGVFMGTTASVGMFLGLNLDIRHITFASGNLALGLFGNDMSLTTDMWIWGILGIGLIGFFNFAVSFSLSLTLAFRSRNLSFGELIKMAKAVWIYFKISPRSFFFPPQDKS; encoded by the coding sequence ATGAGAGAAAAAGTAAATGCCAGTCAAGAGATAAAACAACTTTTTGAGAGATTCGAGGCTCAACTTAGTGATCCAGCCTACATCGATCTGGACTTCTTGGCTGAATTAATAGATCTCTTTAGACCAAAGCGACGATCGTTATATTACCAGGTCGATATTGCGCCATTATTGATTTATTTAGAAGCTTCACCTGACATCAAGTTCAGTTTTTCTTCTTATGTGCGTCGAGTTATAGATCATAAAGATTTTGATCAATTAATTTCAGATACCGGAATTATCAGTTATGCCGATTTTAGGTATGAGATCAAAAAGAGAATAACGGAGAAATATCTTCCTTCACAACCTCCCAAATCAACATTGCAATATGTGTTAAATCAGCTTTTCTATCATTCGCAAGATGCAGATTGGGTTGCGGTCATTCCCAATGATCAGTTGCAAAGACTCTATCAGATATGTGATTTCAATTCATTATACGAGAGCAATGTAAACTTTGAAATCAAGGAGATTCTCTATGGTCTTGAAGTTTTGGTTCAACGTATTACAGGTAGGGCAATGGAAACAGATGTCAACAAGATGGTTCCTGAATTTCAAAATTTTGATAGTCCATTTATTGCCATCATGCGTGAGTTTAGCGAACTTAACGATCGTTTTTTAGCGGGTAACTTGCATTTTATGACCTCCGATGATCTTGCTTATAAACAAATCCTGGTTTTGCATAAGCAATGTGAAAATTATATTGATACTGCCTTTGCAAACTCTCATCGTTTTGGCATCTCGATTAAAGTCAATCAATCTTTATTAAGGATCCGGCAACAATTGGAAAGAATTAAAGCGATTATTTCTTTTTTGGTTATTGATAAAGAGCAGGAAAAGGTTGATAAAAGTATTGCTTTTGCTCAGACGTTGATCGGTTACAACTGCCGTAAGAGTAATGTACGGAAGTTAGTTGGACAGAGCACACAGCTATTAGCCTATGAAATTACACACCATACCGCACAGACGGGAGAACATTATATTACATCAAGCAAGAAAGAATACTGGAATATGTTTCGGTCTGCATGTGGTGGTGGAATCATTGTGGGTATTATGTGTATTCTGAAATTGTTTTTAGGAAAAGTAGAGACAAGTGAGTTCGGACATGCATTACTTTATAGTATAAATTATGCAATCGGGTTTACAGCTATTTATCTCTTTGGCGCAACATTGGCGACAAAACAACCCGCTATGACTGCGTCTGCTTTAGTTGCTGCCATTGAGAATGGTGCATCTGGACAAGATGAAAAGCGACATCGATATTGGAATTTTGCCGTATTTTTTGCAAGACTGTTCCGTTCCCAATTTATTGCATTTGTAGGTAATGTGATTATGGCTTTTCCTGTTAGTCTGGTTTTAATATGGGGTATACAAGAGCTTTTCCATTATAATGCCGCTGCGGGGAAATGGATGACTTTGGTCAATGATCTTAATCCGACAGAAACCCCTATGATTCTGCATGCCTGTATAGCAGGTGTATTTTTATTTTTGTCAGGAATTATTGCGGGTAGTATCTCTAACCGAGATAAACACAATTCAGTTTATTATCGAATCGAGGAACAACCTGTGTTAAAGAAAATATTTGGTAAGGAGAAAACTGCAAAAGTTGCCCGTTTTTACGAAAAGAAATGGGCCGGGATCGTTTCTAATATCTGGTTCGGGGTTTTTATGGGAACAACAGCTTCAGTCGGTATGTTTTTAGGTCTTAATTTAGATATTAGGCATATTACTTTTGCCAGTGGAAATTTAGCTTTAGGATTATTTGGGAATGACATGTCGCTGACTACAGATATGTGGATCTGGGGCATTTTAGGTATAGGACTTATCGGTTTTTTTAATTTTGCTGTTAGTTTTTCGTTATCATTGACGCTCGCATTTCGGTCCCGTAATTTGTCCTTTGGAGAATTGATTAAAATGGCAAAAGCAGTCTGGATTTATTTTAAAATTAGTCCGAGGTCATTTTTCTTTCCACCTCAAGATAAATCGTAA
- a CDS encoding WG repeat-containing protein — protein sequence MRYFTLSLFLVFTYCNLFAQRSDPWYAFYNQDSTLIGFKDGLGHMKIKPKFEGVTRANRFDDILAATEKNNGQWNSFYLTKSGRKIGHDSLHIIDNGADCESEGFIRFRDPQTSLTGLFNRNGDIVIPAIYSGLTRVHNGLLVALKGATKKRVGIDSLITWVGGEEVLLDTSNNVIIADFEYQPTLNFFSLQKTKESLDDPSRISFVGTDGLHYSFINFQKEFENWLKTDLLVDLTKSKLLKATYSQVTWETSIAWEASDKIMFMERNFDLIKNNLMETTSSETDYFISADGLNPFMFDAPEFQKYFNNCGESKDWLYPTMSIIISHKNKKDLVQDHLEFLRTDEGYKLLCVTIRKGQLK from the coding sequence ATGAGATATTTCACACTGTCCTTGTTTTTAGTATTTACATACTGTAATCTGTTTGCGCAACGAAGCGACCCATGGTATGCATTTTACAATCAAGACAGTACTCTTATTGGTTTTAAAGATGGACTTGGCCACATGAAAATCAAACCAAAATTTGAAGGTGTCACAAGAGCAAATCGTTTTGATGACATCCTAGCTGCTACTGAAAAAAATAATGGTCAATGGAATTCATTCTATCTAACAAAATCAGGCCGTAAAATTGGTCACGATAGCTTGCATATCATCGACAATGGCGCCGATTGTGAAAGTGAGGGGTTTATCCGATTTAGAGATCCGCAAACCTCTTTAACAGGTCTTTTTAACCGGAATGGCGATATCGTCATTCCCGCGATTTACAGTGGCTTGACTCGCGTTCATAATGGTCTTCTGGTTGCTTTAAAAGGAGCTACAAAAAAACGCGTCGGAATAGACAGCTTAATAACTTGGGTTGGTGGTGAAGAAGTACTTTTAGATACCAGTAATAACGTTATAATTGCAGATTTTGAATACCAACCAACCCTAAATTTTTTCTCTCTTCAAAAAACAAAAGAATCTTTAGATGATCCCTCTCGAATTTCTTTTGTCGGAACTGACGGTTTACATTATTCCTTTATTAATTTTCAGAAAGAATTTGAAAATTGGTTAAAGACAGATTTACTCGTTGATTTAACAAAGTCAAAATTATTAAAGGCAACTTATTCACAAGTCACTTGGGAAACGTCCATTGCATGGGAAGCATCAGATAAGATCATGTTTATGGAACGCAATTTTGATCTTATAAAAAATAATTTGATGGAAACTACAAGCTCAGAAACGGACTATTTCATTTCTGCAGATGGCTTAAATCCTTTTATGTTCGATGCTCCAGAATTTCAGAAATATTTTAATAATTGTGGTGAATCAAAAGATTGGCTATATCCGACCATGTCTATAATTATATCCCATAAGAACAAAAAGGATTTGGTTCAGGATCATCTTGAATTCTTAAGAACAGATGAAGGGTATAAACTTTTATGTGTCACCATCAGAAAAGGTCAGTTAAAATAG
- a CDS encoding trans-sulfuration enzyme family protein: MNNKSIDFGTLAIHQLHTDGHHSHLAPIYASSTFTFDNAEQGMRRFSGEDSGYIYSRFGNPTTDATAQAIADLETWKILNEDGTPMRARALLTSSGQAAMSTLFISCLNAGDALLATPSLYGGTHEFITKMLPKFGIKTYFSDMTDVTELEALLKANPEIKLVHFESPANPTMQCINIERVVQISKKYQKLVSVDNTFATPYLQQPFKYQVDFIFHSTTKFLNGHGSAIGGVLIGRDLNAMQTYVHQTHKLLGVNSNPFDAFLVLQGIKTLPLRMEQHCRNAMDVAYFLNNHPEIASVHYNGLPSHPDFEISKKQMRHAGSVMSIELKGGYEKSIDFVNKLQICTRAVSIGTVDTLVSHPASMSHAGIPREIRLKTGITDGLIRISVGLESIEDLIADLEQALQ, translated from the coding sequence ATGAATAACAAAAGCATCGATTTTGGAACACTTGCCATACATCAATTGCATACTGATGGTCACCATTCTCATTTAGCACCCATATATGCCAGTTCCACTTTTACTTTTGACAATGCCGAACAGGGTATGCGAAGATTCTCCGGTGAAGATTCTGGTTATATTTACTCCCGGTTTGGAAATCCAACTACTGATGCCACAGCTCAAGCTATAGCCGATCTTGAAACCTGGAAGATCTTAAATGAAGACGGAACGCCAATGCGCGCCAGGGCACTGTTAACCTCAAGTGGACAGGCGGCGATGTCTACCTTATTTATTTCTTGCTTAAATGCCGGAGATGCACTATTGGCTACGCCTTCTCTTTATGGTGGCACTCATGAATTTATCACGAAAATGCTCCCTAAATTTGGGATCAAAACCTATTTTTCGGATATGACAGATGTTACTGAACTGGAAGCACTTTTGAAAGCAAATCCCGAAATTAAGCTTGTTCATTTTGAGTCCCCCGCTAATCCAACGATGCAATGCATCAATATTGAACGTGTTGTTCAGATTTCAAAAAAATATCAGAAGCTAGTTTCTGTAGACAACACTTTTGCAACGCCTTATTTACAACAGCCGTTTAAATATCAGGTGGATTTTATTTTTCATTCCACTACAAAGTTTTTAAATGGACACGGTAGTGCAATCGGTGGTGTCCTGATTGGCCGTGATCTAAATGCCATGCAGACTTACGTGCACCAGACACATAAATTACTGGGTGTAAACAGTAATCCATTTGATGCATTTTTAGTTTTGCAGGGAATAAAAACGTTACCATTAAGAATGGAACAGCATTGCCGAAATGCCATGGATGTGGCCTATTTTCTGAATAATCATCCGGAGATTGCTAGCGTACATTATAACGGTCTACCGAGCCACCCAGATTTTGAAATTAGCAAAAAGCAGATGCGACATGCGGGATCCGTCATGAGTATTGAGCTAAAAGGTGGATATGAAAAATCAATTGATTTTGTCAATAAGCTACAGATATGTACACGAGCAGTTTCAATCGGCACCGTAGATACTTTGGTCTCGCATCCGGCCTCAATGTCCCATGCAGGTATACCTCGGGAAATCAGACTGAAAACCGGTATTACGGATGGTCTTATCCGCATCAGTGTTGGGCTGGAGTCCATCGAAGATTTAATTGCAGACCTCGAACAAGCTTTGCAATAA
- a CDS encoding DUF488 domain-containing protein, whose product MRPDISIKRIYEETDSHDGYRVLVDRLWPRGLTKEKAHIDEWATEIAPSIATRLAYAHVPERWDTFKIQYKNELLNNEQLISYLDKWDEHPIITLLYAAKDKEHTHALVLQEYLIFCYNSRK is encoded by the coding sequence ATGCGACCAGATATAAGTATTAAACGTATCTATGAAGAAACCGATAGTCATGACGGTTATCGAGTTTTGGTGGATAGACTATGGCCAAGAGGTCTTACTAAAGAAAAAGCTCATATTGACGAATGGGCTACTGAGATTGCACCTTCTATCGCAACCCGGCTCGCCTATGCTCATGTTCCGGAACGATGGGACACCTTTAAAATCCAGTACAAAAACGAACTCCTAAACAATGAACAGTTAATTTCTTATCTGGATAAATGGGATGAGCATCCCATCATAACATTACTTTATGCTGCTAAGGATAAAGAGCACACGCATGCGCTTGTATTGCAGGAATATCTGATATTTTGCTACAATTCCCGAAAGTAA
- a CDS encoding DUF763 domain-containing protein: protein MKRSGTADLPLHYGKVPAWLYERMSALGLSIVETILTEYGKDEVLRRLSDPFWFQSFGAVLGMDWHSSGITTSVMGALKRAINPNSTSLGLYICGGKGKLSKETPMELLRVADHAGLAGEELVRASKLTAKVDNTAIQDGYQLYLHNFIVSDKGNWTVVQQGMHDHDGTARRYHWHSEQLKSFIDEPHTGINGISQGRILNLTASGASSNRQGILAIAKTDPAKTIQEFAHLIMPKRHDIQSSDVDLKRLGALLYVTRELQTDNFEELLLLKGVGPRTMQSLALVSEVIHGGPARFQDPARFSFAHGGKDGHPFPVPITIYDNSIAVLRKGIEKSKLGQSDKLRTINKLHQIVLQAEANFNPQFDIQEIIEQERRDSWKYEGRTVMGKAQKPDPNKPGIQLSLF, encoded by the coding sequence ATGAAACGTTCCGGGACAGCCGATTTACCTCTTCACTATGGAAAAGTGCCTGCTTGGCTTTATGAACGTATGTCGGCTTTGGGACTTTCTATAGTAGAGACAATTTTAACGGAATATGGTAAAGATGAAGTACTTCGTCGTTTGTCCGATCCATTTTGGTTTCAAAGTTTTGGCGCTGTACTCGGTATGGACTGGCATTCTTCCGGCATCACCACATCGGTAATGGGTGCTTTAAAACGAGCCATCAATCCAAATTCCACATCTTTAGGTCTATACATTTGTGGCGGAAAAGGTAAGTTATCCAAAGAAACCCCAATGGAGCTATTGCGGGTAGCCGATCATGCTGGTCTTGCAGGAGAGGAATTAGTGCGTGCGAGCAAATTGACTGCAAAAGTGGACAACACCGCAATACAAGATGGATACCAATTGTACCTGCACAATTTCATTGTGTCCGATAAGGGAAATTGGACAGTTGTCCAACAGGGAATGCATGATCATGATGGGACTGCTAGGCGTTACCATTGGCATTCGGAACAATTAAAATCTTTCATCGATGAACCGCATACCGGTATTAACGGTATATCACAGGGGCGAATATTAAACCTGACAGCTTCGGGCGCTTCTTCCAATAGACAGGGAATTCTCGCCATTGCAAAAACAGATCCTGCAAAAACAATACAAGAATTTGCACATTTGATCATGCCTAAAAGACACGATATCCAATCTTCTGATGTTGATCTTAAAAGGCTTGGCGCCTTATTATATGTAACTCGTGAACTACAGACCGACAATTTTGAAGAACTGTTGCTTTTAAAAGGTGTAGGCCCCCGCACCATGCAGTCCCTAGCTTTGGTCAGTGAGGTTATACACGGTGGTCCGGCCCGTTTTCAAGACCCGGCCCGTTTTTCATTTGCACATGGTGGTAAAGATGGCCACCCTTTTCCCGTGCCAATAACAATATATGACAATAGCATTGCTGTTTTAAGAAAAGGAATAGAAAAATCAAAATTGGGACAGTCTGATAAATTACGTACGATTAATAAACTGCATCAGATTGTTCTTCAGGCTGAGGCGAATTTCAACCCTCAGTTTGATATTCAAGAAATCATTGAGCAGGAACGACGAGATTCATGGAAATATGAAGGTAGAACTGTCATGGGAAAAGCCCAGAAACCCGACCCAAATAAACCAGGCATTCAACTATCTCTTTTTTAA
- a CDS encoding acyltransferase family protein, translated as MQDQKSQRLESLDILRGFDLFLLVALQPVLVAIGQVWDNSYYHTFLFQFDHEVWEGFRLWDLIMPLFLFMTGVTVPFSLDSKIGQSVGPIYRHIFRRFAILWFLGMVIQGNLLSFDWHYFKLYSNTLQAIAVGYLFTSLAYFNLPIRKVITLSICLLVVYTIPFVLDGNYSPQENFAIRVDKKILGSWMDGVYWDQGIWDFSDTYDYSWIWSSLTFTVTVMMGCFAGKIIKENARINPNRVFRDLIAIGFICLLAGVLLHFQMPIIKRIWTSSMTLFSGGICFILMAIFYYVIDVKKVVKPFRWLKIYGMNSIVAYFIGEFVNFRSVVHSLTFGLENQWPELAPIILTAGNFYIVFLILYLLYKNKYFVKI; from the coding sequence ATGCAAGACCAAAAATCACAGCGACTGGAGTCACTGGATATTCTACGAGGATTTGACTTATTTTTATTGGTTGCATTACAACCTGTGCTAGTAGCGATCGGTCAGGTCTGGGACAATTCTTATTATCATACCTTTTTGTTTCAATTTGATCATGAAGTTTGGGAAGGTTTCCGATTATGGGATCTGATTATGCCTTTGTTTTTATTTATGACCGGTGTTACTGTTCCTTTTTCTCTTGACAGTAAGATCGGACAATCTGTTGGACCGATATATAGGCATATTTTTAGACGTTTTGCTATCCTTTGGTTCCTAGGGATGGTTATACAGGGAAATCTACTGAGTTTTGATTGGCATTATTTCAAACTTTATTCCAATACATTGCAGGCCATAGCTGTGGGATATTTATTCACATCATTAGCTTACTTTAATTTGCCGATACGAAAAGTAATTACTTTGAGCATCTGTTTATTAGTTGTATATACTATCCCATTTGTACTGGACGGCAATTATAGCCCACAAGAAAACTTTGCAATTCGTGTGGATAAAAAAATATTAGGTTCCTGGATGGATGGAGTGTACTGGGATCAGGGCATTTGGGATTTTTCAGACACCTATGATTACTCTTGGATATGGAGCAGTTTGACCTTTACAGTTACCGTGATGATGGGCTGTTTTGCAGGTAAAATCATTAAAGAAAATGCACGTATTAATCCCAATAGAGTTTTTCGTGATTTGATCGCTATCGGTTTTATATGTTTATTGGCAGGAGTATTATTGCATTTTCAAATGCCTATTATTAAACGTATCTGGACCAGTAGTATGACCTTGTTTTCAGGTGGAATCTGCTTTATTCTGATGGCTATATTTTATTATGTGATTGATGTTAAAAAGGTGGTTAAGCCCTTTAGATGGTTAAAAATATATGGCATGAATTCTATTGTTGCTTATTTTATTGGTGAATTTGTTAACTTCAGATCAGTAGTTCATTCTTTGACATTTGGTTTAGAGAACCAGTGGCCGGAACTTGCTCCAATCATATTAACTGCCGGAAATTTTTATATCGTATTTCTGATTTTATACCTATTATATAAAAATAAGTATTTCGTGAAGATTTAA